The [Clostridium] celerecrescens 18A genomic sequence TAAGACCACTAGAAAGACGAATGGTATCATTCAGAGATATTGGATTGTTCTGCGAACTGCTACAATGGAATGGGGCAAATAAAACTTGTAATATAAAGGATTTAATAGTAGAGTATCATTGGAGGCGACTGCTTGTTAAAGTATGCTGAATGAGGGGGGGAAGAAGAAAATGAAGATTTATGTGGATGCAGACGCCTGTCCGGTAGTTAAAATCGTGGAAAAGATAGCAGAAGAGAATCAGATAGAAGTATGTCTCCTATGCGATACCAATCATGTGTTACAGTCCAATTATAGCGTGATAAAGGTTATCGGTGCAGGAGCAGATGCAGTGGATTTTGCATTGGTTAACCTGTGTAAATCCGGTGATATTGTGGTAACACAGGATTATGGTGTGGCAGCAATGGTATTGGGTAAAGATGCTTATGCGATTCACCAATCTGGAAGATGGTATACCAATG encodes the following:
- a CDS encoding YaiI/YqxD family protein, with product MKIYVDADACPVVKIVEKIAEENQIEVCLLCDTNHVLQSNYSVIKVIGAGADAVDFALVNLCKSGDIVVTQDYGVAAMVLGKDAYAIHQSGRWYTNDNIDQLLMERHMAKAARRVKSKHHLSGPRKRTLEDDKQFEESFRKLITHAGER